A stretch of the Marivirga tractuosa DSM 4126 genome encodes the following:
- a CDS encoding c-type cytochrome — MKKVTKMIWSSLFLLGLAVTPVFAQVEETVEEMEIEKVSMWEQLMQSEQGRLLLLIGGLLLVLIVLMVILAVLMLKTADLILNKKAAEKGEERLSFFKQFKQKWITGKFKPVDKQGDMMLDHNYDGIQEMDYSMPPWLRYVFIGTFLFAVFYVPAFLIFDIIPDQQTEYQASIEEAALRAEARAKAGMVQITAETAELQTDEEVMKAGQVLYKKNCAVCHADDGGGGVGPNLTDDYWIHGNDIKGVFTTVSEGVPAKGMIPWKGNLSPKQIQDVSNYVLSLVGTTPASPKEPQGEIKKQEKAEERIEENVDELPEVEEVE, encoded by the coding sequence ATGAAAAAAGTCACTAAAATGATATGGAGCAGCCTTTTCCTTTTAGGATTGGCCGTAACACCAGTTTTTGCACAGGTGGAAGAAACTGTGGAAGAAATGGAAATTGAAAAAGTTAGTATGTGGGAACAACTCATGCAATCAGAACAAGGCCGTCTATTATTATTAATAGGCGGGCTTCTGCTTGTGTTGATCGTATTAATGGTTATTCTGGCTGTATTAATGTTGAAAACTGCTGATTTAATTTTAAATAAAAAAGCAGCTGAAAAAGGTGAGGAACGCTTAAGTTTCTTCAAGCAATTTAAGCAAAAATGGATTACTGGTAAATTTAAGCCTGTTGATAAGCAAGGTGACATGATGCTGGACCATAATTATGATGGAATTCAGGAAATGGATTACAGCATGCCACCTTGGCTAAGATACGTATTTATAGGAACATTCTTATTTGCTGTTTTTTATGTGCCCGCCTTCTTGATTTTCGATATTATTCCTGACCAACAAACGGAATATCAAGCTTCTATTGAGGAAGCAGCACTTAGAGCTGAGGCTCGTGCAAAAGCAGGCATGGTTCAAATCACTGCTGAAACTGCTGAGTTACAAACTGATGAAGAAGTAATGAAAGCAGGACAGGTTTTATACAAAAAGAACTGTGCCGTTTGCCATGCCGATGATGGTGGTGGCGGAGTTGGTCCAAACCTAACAGATGATTATTGGATACACGGAAATGACATTAAAGGTGTATTTACTACAGTATCTGAAGGTGTGCCAGCTAAAGGCATGATTCCATGGAAGGGGAATCTAAGTCCGAAGCAAATTCAGGATGTATCAAATTATGTTTTGAGTTTAGTGGGTACTACCCCTGCTAGCCCGAAAGAACCACAAGGCGAAATCAAAAAGCAAGAAAAAGCGGAAGAACGCATAGAAGAGAATGTGGATGAATTGCCTGAGGTGGAGGAAGTGGAGTAG
- the ccoG gene encoding cytochrome c oxidase accessory protein CcoG → MDNLDQEQFRGQLSTVGEGGKRNWIYPKKPKGIFHNYRRVLAWLLLILFFAGPFIKIGGHPLLLFNIFDRQFVILGSVFWPQDTHLLIFLLLIFVVFILLFTVVFGRVWCGWACPQTVFMEMVFRKIEYWIEGDANQQRKLAKAPWTWNKIWKKTAKQGVFLLISFWVSHTFMAYLIGIGEMTEVIQAGPQANWSAFTGLLVFTGIFYFVFSYFREQACTVVCPYGRLQGVFLDKKSIVVIYDWLRGEPRGKLKKNEPQADKGDCIDCNLCVQVCPTGIDIRNGTQMECVNCTACIDACDEVMTKINKPKGLIRFDSEEGVEKKKKKLITPRVMAYSVVLAILVGAMGFLLVGRAPIEVTMTRTPGSIYQIKNDSIISNMYQMEMINKSFDPMNLTYKIKPQSANLFFPSGPIEVLEGQEKDEVYVFVEMTRREFAKIDEKIQVEIYREDELIQTIDSRFPGPNTFSRK, encoded by the coding sequence ATGGACAATTTAGACCAAGAACAATTTAGAGGACAACTCTCCACCGTTGGAGAGGGAGGAAAGCGGAATTGGATCTATCCCAAAAAACCAAAAGGGATTTTTCATAATTACAGAAGGGTTTTGGCTTGGTTGCTATTAATATTATTCTTTGCAGGCCCTTTCATAAAAATTGGAGGGCATCCTTTACTGTTATTCAATATATTTGATCGTCAGTTTGTGATTTTAGGAAGTGTTTTCTGGCCACAAGATACTCACCTGTTAATTTTCCTATTACTGATATTTGTAGTCTTTATTTTGCTCTTCACTGTAGTATTTGGAAGAGTCTGGTGTGGTTGGGCTTGCCCGCAAACCGTATTTATGGAAATGGTTTTCCGAAAAATTGAATACTGGATTGAAGGAGATGCTAACCAACAAAGAAAACTAGCTAAAGCTCCATGGACTTGGAACAAAATCTGGAAGAAAACGGCCAAACAAGGAGTATTTCTGCTCATTTCCTTTTGGGTTTCTCATACATTTATGGCTTATCTAATTGGAATCGGTGAAATGACTGAAGTCATTCAAGCTGGTCCGCAAGCCAACTGGAGTGCTTTTACTGGACTATTAGTTTTTACTGGCATTTTCTATTTTGTATTTTCCTATTTCAGGGAACAAGCTTGTACAGTAGTTTGCCCGTATGGAAGGCTACAGGGTGTTTTCCTCGATAAAAAATCCATAGTGGTGATTTATGATTGGTTGAGAGGCGAACCAAGAGGGAAATTAAAGAAGAATGAACCTCAAGCTGATAAAGGCGATTGCATTGATTGCAATTTGTGTGTGCAAGTTTGTCCTACAGGTATTGACATCAGAAACGGGACTCAAATGGAATGCGTGAACTGCACCGCCTGCATTGATGCTTGTGATGAAGTAATGACAAAAATTAATAAACCAAAAGGACTAATTCGCTTTGACTCTGAAGAAGGCGTAGAGAAAAAGAAGAAAAAGCTGATTACTCCAAGGGTTATGGCTTACTCTGTAGTTTTGGCTATTTTGGTTGGTGCAATGGGATTTTTATTGGTGGGCAGAGCTCCAATTGAAGTTACTATGACTCGAACTCCAGGCTCTATTTATCAGATTAAAAATGATTCTATTATTAGCAATATGTATCAAATGGAGATGATCAATAAATCATTTGATCCTATGAACTTGACTTATAAGATTAAACCACAATCCGCAAATTTATTTTTTCCTTCAGGACCAATTGAAGTATTGGAAGGGCAAGAAAAAGATGAAGTTTATGTATTTGTGGAAATGACTAGAAGAGAATTTGCAAAAATAGATGAAAAAATCCAAGTTGAAATTTACCGAGAGGATGAATTGATTCAAACCATTGATTCAAGATTTCCTGGACCTAACACTTTTAGTAGAAAATAA